GATGACCCGGTGGCCCACGCGACCATTACCTACTCGATTCCGGAGGGGGCATGAGTTCAATTCAATGGCACGATGAGCAGGTCGAGCTGAGTGAAGGTGTGAAGCTGCAGCTGCGTTGGGGACGCCAGCCATCCGGTAAAGGAAGGCCTGTACTTGTGCTTCTGCATGAGGCGCTGGGTTGTATCGACATGTGGAAACGGTTTCCACAGCAGTTGGCTGAAGCGACGGGGCTGGATCTGCTGGTGTTTGAGCGTCGGGGGTATGGCCGCTCAACACCCATTACGTTGCCGCGCCCGGATGATTATCTGCTGCAGGAAGGACAAAAATGGCTGCCGCAACTATTGGACCGGCTTGGGCTTGATCAGGTGATTCTGTTTGGTCACAGTGATGGCGGCTCCATTGCCATGATTGGTGCCGCCAGCTGTCCCGAGCAGGTAAAGGCAGTGGTTACGCTGGCGGCTCATATCTATGTGGATCACCTGACGCTGGCCGGAATAAAAGAAGCGGTGAAACGTTACCATGGCACCGATCTGCCGGAGCGCCTGGCGCGCTATCATGGTGATCGGACAGATCTTATTTTCCGCGCATGGTGCGAAACCTGGCAGCGCCCGTCCTGTTATCAGGCCTTGAATCTGCGACCGCAGCTGGCCGAGATCCGCTGCCCGTCACTGATTATGCAGGGCGATCGGGATGAGTATGGTGTGCCAGAGCAGGTGACTGACAGCTGTGCGGCCATTGGCCCGCAGGCCGAAGCTGCGTTCATAGCTGACTGCGGCCATGTGCCCCACCTGGAGCACCCTCAGGCGGTGATCGATCGCACGCGCGTCTTTCTGGCTGAAGCTGGATTGGTCTGAGCCCTAGAGCGCCAGTCGGCTGTGCATCTGCACCAGCTGTGCCAGACTTTCTGCCCTCATCTTGCTCATTACACGGGAGCGGTGAACTTCCACTGTTTTCGGGCTGATTCCGAGGGTTTCGGCAATCTCACGGTTGGAGTTACCGGTCACCACCAGCTCCATCACCTCACGCTCGCGCCGGCTCAGCGTTTCATACAGCTCCTGCAGCTCTCGCTGTTCGTTCTGTTCGCTGAAACGCTTGCCGGCTTCGGCCATCGCCTTGTCGACCAGGCGTAGCAGCACCTCGTCATCGAATGGTTTCTCAAGAAAGTCGAGAGCGCCGTTTTTCATGGCGTTGACGGCCATGGGTACATCACCGTGGCCGGTAATGATGATGACCGGCAGACGAATGTCACGCTCCAGCATCAGTTGCTGCAATGCCAGACCGTTGATTTCCGGCATGCGAACATCCAGCAGCATGCAGCCGGAGCGGCCGTCGTACTGGTCAAGAAAGAGTTGCGCCGACGCGAAGCTCTCGACGTTGTATGGGGTGGACTCCAGCAGCCACTGCATGGAATCTCTGAAGTCCGCATCGTCATCGATGATAAAAACGGTTGCCTGTGAGTTGGTCATGCCTGCCCCTTGAGCGGGAGTTGAAAGTGAAACCGGGTGCCACTTTGACCATCGCTCTCAACCCAGAGCCGGCCACAGTGGCTTTCGATAATGGTATGTGAAATGGACAGCCCCATGCCAAGCCCGTTTTCCTTCGAGGTGATAAACGGCTCAAACAGGTTGTCCAACTGGGCCGGGTCGATGCCTGGCCCCTGGTCGATGACGCTGACCGTAATACGTTTGCCTTCGACTCGGGTCCGAATGGTAACCGGCTTGGGGCTGATGTCAGAGTCGCTGTAGGCTTCGATCGCGTTGCGAACCAGATTGAGCAAAACCTGCTCGATCTGAAGGCGGTCGGCTTCAAGTATGGGGTTGTCGGGGTCGAGGTCGAAGTCGAAGCGGATGCTGTTGTCGAGCGCTTCCTGATTGAGGAATCGAGTTACCTCGATGCAGGTCTCATTGACTGGGAAGCTGACACGCTGGAACTCGGTGCGACGGACAAATCGACGCATGCGCTTGATGATTTCGGAAGCGCGCCTGGCCTGGGCCGATATCAGTTCCATGGAGCGAGTAACCTGAGTCAGCTCTGTGATCTGGCCTTCTTCGAGCCTGCGGAAGGTGCCGTTGCAGTAATTGATAACGGTCGCCAGCGGCTGGTTGATCTCGTGAGCCAGCTCGGTGGCCATTTCACCGACCGACAGCAGGCGTGACATGTGAGCCATTTCCAGCTGCTGGCGCTTTGCCTTTTCTTCCGCCTTGCGCTTGAGCGTAATGTCGCGGGCAATGATGGAGTAGTACTCCACCTGCATGTTTTCGGCACGGTTGCGGTGGGCAATGATTTCACGAATTTCAGCGATGCGACCGGGGTTGCCGGCCGGGTAAAGCGGGATGCTGCCGTACCAGGTCCCGTACAGGGCAGCATGTTGCAGCGCAGGCTCTACCAGTGTGTGCAGCACATCCTGCGGGAACAGCTGGTTAAGGTAGAACACCGCCAGATTTTCGCGTTCGGCACCGAAGGTGCGGTAGGCCGTTTCATTCATGTAGGTAAGCTGCAGCGTGCGGTGGTTGCAGAACAGGATAATGTCCGAGGATGCTTCCACGACTCGCGCCAGTCGTCGGGTCGCTTGCTGTGCCAACTCACGCTCGGTGACATCGCGGGATACGCAGATAATCTCGACAGGGTGTCCAAGCTCATCACGAATGGTGCGACTGGTGGTTTCCAGCCAGATGTAGTGGCCGTCCCGGTGCTGAAAGCGGTATACATTGGTATACATGCCGCGGCGATAGCGAACTGAATCGGCTCGTTTCTTCAGGTTGTCGGCATCGTCCGGGTGAAACAGGTCATAACCCGAGGTGCCGATGATTTCGTCCGCACGATAGCCCAGCATGCGCTCGATGGCAGGATTAACATCGATGAAGGTCCACTCGGGCGTGGGTGTATGGCGCGAAATCATGTCGGTGGACTGTTCGGCCAGCAGACGATAACGGTCCGCTTCCTGCAGACAACGCTGCAGTTCCTGCTCAAGTGGTTGCATGCATTTTCCTTATCATTTTGCGCATCTTGGCCGGCACAATCTTATGATTTTAGGTCCTATTGTGTAATAAGGGAAAATACGTATCATGAGATGACTGGATGGAATCAAATCAACCGAGGATGGCTCCCCAAAGCACTGGTGGAGAGGAACCTATAATGACAATGAATAACCATAATCCTTACGCGCTGGGACTGGATCAAAACCCGGCCAACTACGCCACACTCAGCCCGCTGAGCTTCATTGCTCGCACTGCTGCAGTTTATCCAAACCGAACCGCTGTGGTGCATCATAAAGTGCGCCGCAACTGGGCCGAGACTTACAGCCGCTGTCGCCGTCTCGCCAGCGCACTGAGCCAGCGCGGCATCAGCAAGGGTGATACGGTTGCCGTCATGGCACCCAATCTACCGGAGGTGTTTGAAGCTCACTTCGGAGTGCCCATGTGTGGCGCAGTGCTGAACGCACTGAATGTTCGTCTTGATGCTGAAGCGATCGCGTTCATTTTGCAGCACGGTGAAGCTAAGGTGATCATCGTGGACCGTGAGTTCTCGGACGTCATTGCCAAAGCTATCAAAATCGCACGCATCAATCCGATCCTGATCGATATCGATGATCCGTCCTACGAGGGTGGCGAGTTGATCGGCGAATGCGATTATGAGGCTTTCATTGGCACAGGTGACGCCGAGTATGAATGGCAATTGCCCGCCGATGAGTGGGATGCCATCACGCTGAACTATACCTCTGGCACCACCGGCGATCCCAAGGGCGTGGTCTATCACCACCGTGGCGCCTACCTCAATGCGATCAGCAACGTGGTGTCATGGAACATGGGCGACCAGCCCATCTATCTCTGGACCCTGCCGATGTTTCACTGCAATGGCTGGTGTTTCCCCTGGTCCATTGCCGCGGCTGCCGGTGTCAGTGTCTGCCTGCGTCATGTACGGGCAGATGATATCTACCACCTTCTCAAGACAGAAAAGGTGGACCACTTCTGCGGCGCCCCCATCATATTGAACATGCTGAACAATGCCTCTGATGAGCTCAAATCCGGTATTGAGCATCAGGTGAAAGTGATGACGGCAGGTGCAGCGCCGCCTGCCTCGGTTATCGAAGGTATGGAAAACATGGGTTTCAGTGTGACTCATGTGTACGGTTTGACCGAAACCTATGGCCCCTGTGTGGTATGTGCCTGGCATGATGAGTGGAATGAAAAAACGGTTAACGAACGTGCCCGATTGAAATCCCGTCAGGGCGTGAAGGCACCGATGCTTGAAGGGTTAATGGTCGCCAACCCCGATACCCTTGAGCCTGTGCCGCAGGATGGTGAAACCATCGGCGAAATTTTCATGCGCGGCAACCTGGTGATGAAGGGCTATCTGAAAAATCCGACAACCACTGATAAGGCGTTCGAAGGTGGCTGGTTCCACTCCGGGGACCTGGCTGTCTGGCATGCCGACGGCTATGTCGAGATCAAGGACCGCTCGAAGGACATTATCATTTCGGGCGGGGAAAACATCTCCAGCATTGAGATCGAGGATGTACTCTACCGTCATCCTGCAGTGATGGAGGCGGCCGTCGTAGCGCAGCAAGACGAGAAATGGGGTGAAATCCCCTGTGCCTTCGTCACTCTTAAAGCAAATGCTGGTGAGCTTTCTGAAGCAGAACTCATTCAGTTCTGCCGTGACAATATGGCGCACTTCAAGGCACCCAAATGCGTGGTGTTCTGCGAACTGCCAAAAACCTCAACCGGCAAGATCCAGAAATTTGTTTTGCGTTCACAAGCAAATCAAAAATAATGAGCAGGATCAAAAAGCTGTAGCAGATTGAAGCCGCCTTTTGGCGGCTTTTCTGATAATGTTGGCCCTTCCCTGAACCCGCCGTGCTCGGTAAGGTCCAATATGGCGATTAGAAAAGGGATTTTGGGAGTGCCAAATGAAGGAAAGAACCCGAGCTAAGGTTGCGGCAACCGTTGCCGCCGCCACTCTCAATACCCAAGTACTCAAGGTGACTGACTTGGATGAGGGGACTGTTTATCGCATTCGCGCCCTGATGCGCCATGGACGTGTTGATGGGTTTGATTGCCACTCGGAGCACCATTTCAAGGGCATGAGCAGCCATTCGATGAATTTTTATGACTACGAGGCGAAGGCTCATGTGCATTTGAAATTGGTCGGAAGCAAGATACTCGGTTATGACCTCGCAACCGAAACCGCATTTAATGGCCAAGTGCACGGCCGTCTGATCAATCTGTATGACTATGAAACCGAGCAAACCTACCGTTTCACTGTTTAATGAGGGCGCCTGACTCTGATCAAGCGCCCTCATGTTTTCAGCTTTCCCGGCGATCAACCATGAAGGTGCCTTCGCCCGTGGCAACCAGTGTTTCGCCTACATGCACGTCAGTTCTGCACTTGACACGACGACGACGTTCATCAATTTCGGTTACAGTCAGGCTTGCACGCGCCGTGTCACCGATATGGACCGGCGCCTTAAACTTCAACTGTTGATCCACGTAGATCGCCCCTGGCCCTGGCAGTCGTGTGCCTGCTACGGTGGAGATCAGTGCTGCACTGAACATGCCGTGTACGATACGCTGCTTGAACGGTGTGGTTTTAGCGTATTCATCATTGATGTGAATCGGGTTGTTATCACCGGAAATACCGGCAAACAAAATCACATCCGCATCGGTGATGGTCTTGGCATAGGAGGCGCTCATACCCACTTCGAGGTCTTCCAGATAGTAACCGTGCAATTCCTGCATCTCATGATTCTCTTGTTGGCTTTTGGAGTGAGGCTGATTGTAAACCCGGGTTGACAGTATAAAAGGACCATATGAAAGTTTTCCTGCTTATCAAACCCGTGCTACATGCTAGAATAAGTGTATTCCCTTATAAGGACCGGTGCCACTGCCTGTGAGGCACAAACCGGTATGGCTGCTTCAAACGATTAACGAGAAGGTATCCAATGGCTGATTACAACGCACCACTGAAAGATATGAAGCTGACGCTTGACCATGTTGCGCGTATGCCTGAGCTGGCGCAGAAACCGGGCTTTGAAGATGCATCGGCCGATATGGTCGATGCAATTCTGGATGAGGCTGCTCGTGTGGCACGGGATGTTGTGGCTCCGAGTAACTGGGAAGGAGACCAACAGGGTGTGCAGCTGAAGGATGGAAGTGTCGTCTGCCCGGAATCGTTCAAGGAGGCCTATCAGCAATATGCCGAGGGGGGCTGGGGATCACTCCAATTTGACCCGGAATACGGCGGTCAGGGCTTGCCGTTTCTTCTGTCTATTCCGGTGATGGAAATGTGGCACTCTGCCAACATGGCATGGGGCCTGTGTCCGATGCTGAGTCAGGGGGCGGTTGAATGTCTGGACCTGAATGGCAGTGATGAACTTAAGGAAAAGTACCTGCCCAAACTGGTTAGCGGCGAATGGACAGGTACCATGAACCTGACCGAGTCCAATGCGGGCTCTGACCTGTCGGTTGTACGTGCCAAGGCGGAACCAGAGGGTGATCACTATCGCGTCAGCGGGGAGAAAATTTTCATCACCTGGGGCGACCACCAGATGGCTGAAAACATCATTCACCTGGTGCTGGCACGTTTGCCTGATGCTCCCGCTGGCGTGCGCGGTATTTCCCTGTTCTTGGTGCCCAAGTATCTTGTCAATGAAGATGGCTCCCTGGGGGAGCTGAATACGGCTGGCCCTCTGTCGCTCGAGCACAAGCTGGGCATTCATGCCTCGCCGACTTGTGTCATGGGTTTTGATAATGCCGTTGGCTATCTGGTTGGTGAGCCGAACCGGGGTCTGGCCTGCATGTTTACCATGATGAACAACGCGCGTTTGAGCGTGGGGTTGCAGGGTGTTTCCATCTCGGAGCGCGCCTACCAACAGGCATTGCAGTATGCATTTGAGCGTATACAGGGACCGGCCGTCGGGACGAAAGAACCTGGCCCGATCATTCGGCATGCTGATGTGCGACGCATGCTCCTGACCATGAAGACCCTGACCGAAGCTGGTCGAGCCATTGCCTACGATGCCTGCGGCAGTCTTGATTTCGCGCTCAAGGCGGATACCGAAGAACAGAAGGTCCTTGAAAAGGCTCGTGCCGCTCTGCTCACGCCCATCGTCAAAGGCTGGTGTACCGAAGTGGCTCAGGAGGTGACCTCACTGGGTGTACAGGTACATGGTGGGATGGGATATGTGGAAGAGACCGGCGCCGCACAGCACTTCCGCGATGCCCGTATCCTGCCGATCTATGAGGGAACCAACGGTATCCAGGCACTGGACTTGGTGGGTCGAAAAACCTTGATGGACAAGGGCGAGGCACTGTCAGCACTGGTACAGGAGATGCGCAGTAGCGTGGCCGCATGCGACCCGTCTCTGACACCTCAGGCAAAACAGCTTGAAGAAGCGATCGCGGGGCTTGATCGTGCCCGTGAACAACTGCTCAAGGGTTCGGTGGATGACGAGCAGTGGGCCGGTGCCGTGGCGTACAACTTCATGATGCTGGCAGGCTACGTCTGCGGTGGTTGGCAGCTTCTGCGTCAAGGGAACGCTGTGGTTCGCCTGATGGCTGAAGGTGAAGATGACCCCTATCTGCAGGCAAAACTGGAGAGTGTCCGTTTCTACATGGCACAGGTGCTGCCACGCTGGAAAGGGCATGCCGACATGGTGGCTGACGGCAGTCGTTCCATCATGGCATTGTCTGAGGAGCTGTTCGCCAGCGCCTGGGAATAAATTTCATCCTGCAGGCAGATCCGGCTGGATCTGCCTCTTGCTGCAGGGCACAATCTGACACTTGTGGATATAACGATAAGGAACCACGATGTCTCATCAGGCCCAACGTCTGAAGGTTCTGTTTGCCGGAATTTTCAGTCAGATCCTCTGTATCGGGATTGCCCGATTCTCCTATACCCCACTGTTGCCCGTGATGCAGGAGCAGACCTGGATCGGCGATGCCGAAGGTGGCTGGATGGCTGCCATCAACTACGCCGGCTACATGTGCGGTGCC
This DNA window, taken from Marinobacterium iners, encodes the following:
- a CDS encoding response regulator transcription factor, translated to MTNSQATVFIIDDDADFRDSMQWLLESTPYNVESFASAQLFLDQYDGRSGCMLLDVRMPEINGLALQQLMLERDIRLPVIIITGHGDVPMAVNAMKNGALDFLEKPFDDEVLLRLVDKAMAEAGKRFSEQNEQRELQELYETLSRREREVMELVVTGNSNREIAETLGISPKTVEVHRSRVMSKMRAESLAQLVQMHSRLAL
- a CDS encoding acyl-CoA dehydrogenase C-terminal domain-containing protein, whose amino-acid sequence is MADYNAPLKDMKLTLDHVARMPELAQKPGFEDASADMVDAILDEAARVARDVVAPSNWEGDQQGVQLKDGSVVCPESFKEAYQQYAEGGWGSLQFDPEYGGQGLPFLLSIPVMEMWHSANMAWGLCPMLSQGAVECLDLNGSDELKEKYLPKLVSGEWTGTMNLTESNAGSDLSVVRAKAEPEGDHYRVSGEKIFITWGDHQMAENIIHLVLARLPDAPAGVRGISLFLVPKYLVNEDGSLGELNTAGPLSLEHKLGIHASPTCVMGFDNAVGYLVGEPNRGLACMFTMMNNARLSVGLQGVSISERAYQQALQYAFERIQGPAVGTKEPGPIIRHADVRRMLLTMKTLTEAGRAIAYDACGSLDFALKADTEEQKVLEKARAALLTPIVKGWCTEVAQEVTSLGVQVHGGMGYVEETGAAQHFRDARILPIYEGTNGIQALDLVGRKTLMDKGEALSALVQEMRSSVAACDPSLTPQAKQLEEAIAGLDRAREQLLKGSVDDEQWAGAVAYNFMMLAGYVCGGWQLLRQGNAVVRLMAEGEDDPYLQAKLESVRFYMAQVLPRWKGHADMVADGSRSIMALSEELFASAWE
- a CDS encoding MaoC family dehydratase, which gives rise to MQELHGYYLEDLEVGMSASYAKTITDADVILFAGISGDNNPIHINDEYAKTTPFKQRIVHGMFSAALISTVAGTRLPGPGAIYVDQQLKFKAPVHIGDTARASLTVTEIDERRRRVKCRTDVHVGETLVATGEGTFMVDRRES
- a CDS encoding acyl-CoA synthetase; translation: MTMNNHNPYALGLDQNPANYATLSPLSFIARTAAVYPNRTAVVHHKVRRNWAETYSRCRRLASALSQRGISKGDTVAVMAPNLPEVFEAHFGVPMCGAVLNALNVRLDAEAIAFILQHGEAKVIIVDREFSDVIAKAIKIARINPILIDIDDPSYEGGELIGECDYEAFIGTGDAEYEWQLPADEWDAITLNYTSGTTGDPKGVVYHHRGAYLNAISNVVSWNMGDQPIYLWTLPMFHCNGWCFPWSIAAAAGVSVCLRHVRADDIYHLLKTEKVDHFCGAPIILNMLNNASDELKSGIEHQVKVMTAGAAPPASVIEGMENMGFSVTHVYGLTETYGPCVVCAWHDEWNEKTVNERARLKSRQGVKAPMLEGLMVANPDTLEPVPQDGETIGEIFMRGNLVMKGYLKNPTTTDKAFEGGWFHSGDLAVWHADGYVEIKDRSKDIIISGGENISSIEIEDVLYRHPAVMEAAVVAQQDEKWGEIPCAFVTLKANAGELSEAELIQFCRDNMAHFKAPKCVVFCELPKTSTGKIQKFVLRSQANQK
- a CDS encoding PAS domain-containing sensor histidine kinase, with the protein product MQPLEQELQRCLQEADRYRLLAEQSTDMISRHTPTPEWTFIDVNPAIERMLGYRADEIIGTSGYDLFHPDDADNLKKRADSVRYRRGMYTNVYRFQHRDGHYIWLETTSRTIRDELGHPVEIICVSRDVTERELAQQATRRLARVVEASSDIILFCNHRTLQLTYMNETAYRTFGAERENLAVFYLNQLFPQDVLHTLVEPALQHAALYGTWYGSIPLYPAGNPGRIAEIREIIAHRNRAENMQVEYYSIIARDITLKRKAEEKAKRQQLEMAHMSRLLSVGEMATELAHEINQPLATVINYCNGTFRRLEEGQITELTQVTRSMELISAQARRASEIIKRMRRFVRRTEFQRVSFPVNETCIEVTRFLNQEALDNSIRFDFDLDPDNPILEADRLQIEQVLLNLVRNAIEAYSDSDISPKPVTIRTRVEGKRITVSVIDQGPGIDPAQLDNLFEPFITSKENGLGMGLSISHTIIESHCGRLWVESDGQSGTRFHFQLPLKGQA
- a CDS encoding alpha/beta fold hydrolase encodes the protein MSSIQWHDEQVELSEGVKLQLRWGRQPSGKGRPVLVLLHEALGCIDMWKRFPQQLAEATGLDLLVFERRGYGRSTPITLPRPDDYLLQEGQKWLPQLLDRLGLDQVILFGHSDGGSIAMIGAASCPEQVKAVVTLAAHIYVDHLTLAGIKEAVKRYHGTDLPERLARYHGDRTDLIFRAWCETWQRPSCYQALNLRPQLAEIRCPSLIMQGDRDEYGVPEQVTDSCAAIGPQAEAAFIADCGHVPHLEHPQAVIDRTRVFLAEAGLV